From the Primulina tabacum isolate GXHZ01 chromosome 15, ASM2559414v2, whole genome shotgun sequence genome, one window contains:
- the LOC142527730 gene encoding LOW QUALITY PROTEIN: pentatricopeptide repeat-containing protein At5g08510-like (The sequence of the model RefSeq protein was modified relative to this genomic sequence to represent the inferred CDS: inserted 1 base in 1 codon) gives MNQLKQIHANTLRNGTDCTKYMITKLLEIPDIDYAHKLLDQTPNPSLFLYNKLIQAYHSRGLHFQCLLLYSGILRHCFYPNPHSFTYVFAACANLSYPLQGQMLHAHFVKFGLDYDVYASTALVDMYAKMGLLHLARKQFDGMNDKDIPTWNSLXTGYAKSGCLDEALSLFLATPSRNVISWTALISGYSQNGKYREALEMYMEMEREGRVKPNEVTIASVLPACANLGALEIGKRIEAYARANGYIKNLFVSNAVLELYARCGAIEKAMQLFENIGGNRNLCSWNTMIMGLAVHGRCDEALKLFNQLLRNGMNPDDVTFVGAILACTHGGMVAEGRELFNAMEKIFFVPPKLEHYGCMVDLLGRAGLLQEAYKLIKTMPMKPDSVVWGTLLGASSFHGNVEFAEKAAESLFKLEPWNPGNYVILSNIYAKGGKWDGVTKLRRLMKGYNVTKAAGHSFIEEGGIIHKFIVEDKSHPRSDQILSMLQGVTAQMKIDEDHKIDSDFISEEIGTMQTD, from the exons ATGAACCAGCTGAAACAGATACACGCCAATACGCTGAGAAATGGCACAGACTGCACTAAATACATGATCACCAAGCTTTTGGAAATCCCAGACATAGACTATGCCCACAAGCTGCTCGACCAAACGCCTAATCCATCACTCTTCCTCTACAATAAACTCATCCAGGCCTATCATTCGCGTGGCCTACATTTCCAATGCTTGCTTCTCTATTCTGGAATCCTTCGTCATTGCTTTTACCCCAATCCGCACTCATTCACTTATGTCTTTGCTGCATGCGCAAACCTTTCATATCCTTTGCAGGGCCAGATGCTGCACGCTCATTTTGTCAAGTTTGGGCTTGATTATGATGTATATGCCTCAACTGCTTTGGTTGACATGTATGCTAAAATGGGCTTGTTGCATCTGGCGAGGAAACAGTTTGATGGGATGAACGATAAAGATATCCCCACCTGGAATTCCT GTACGGGGTACGCGAAAAGTGGGTGTTTGGATGAAGCCTTGAGCTTATTCTTGGCTACACCATCAAGAAATGTGATATCTTGGACTGCATTGATTTCTGGATACTCGCAAAATGGGAAGTATAGGGAGGCTTTGGAAATGTACATGGAAATGGAGAGAGAGGGAAGGGTGAAGCCTAATGAAGTGACGATAGCTAGTGTTCTTCCAGCATGCGCGAATCTTGGTGCGTTGGAGATTGGAAAAAGGATTGAAGCTTATGCTCGAGCCAATGGTTATATAAAAAATCTGTTTGTCAGCAATGCGGTGCTTGAACTGTATGCGCGGTGTGGTGCAATTGAGAAGGCAATGCAATTGTTTGAAAACATTGGAGGAAATAGAAATTTGTGTTCTTGGAATACTATGATCATGGGTTTAGCAGTTCATGGAAGATGTGATGAAGCTCTCAAGCTATTTAACCAATTGCTG AGAAATGGCATGAACCCAGATGATGTCACATTTGTGGGGGCAATTCTTGCATGCACTCATGGTGGCATGGTTGCTGAAGGCCGGGAGCTCTTCAATGCTatggagaaaatattttttgtccCTCCAAAGCTAGAACATTATGGGTGCATGGTTGATCTTCTAGGTCGAGCCGGATTGCTGCAAGAGGCTTATAAGCTTATAAAAACTATGCCCATGAAGCCCGATTCCGTTGTATGGGGAACTTTGCTAGGGGCTTCTAGTTTCCATGGCAATGTAGAGTTTGCAGAGAAAGCTGCTGAGTCGCTCTTTAAGTTGGAGCCTTGGAATCCAGGTAACTATGTGATTCTTTCCAATATATATGCAAAAGGAGGGAAATGGGATGGAGTTACGAAACTTAGGAGGTTGATGAAGGGATACAATGTGACAAAAGCAGCAGGACATAGCTTCATTGAAGAAGGAGGCATAATCCACAAGTTTATagtcgaggataagtctcatcCGAGGTCTGATCAGATACTTTCTATGTTGCAAGGTGTCACAGCTCAAATGAAGATTGACGAAGATCATAAGATTGATTCTGATTTCATCAGTGAGGAAATAGGGACAATGCAAACAGATTGA